Proteins encoded within one genomic window of Calonectris borealis chromosome 1, bCalBor7.hap1.2, whole genome shotgun sequence:
- the CLDN34 gene encoding claudin-34 yields MTSHGACYRLIYPTGNQSYRRYIDDLGGQKDKIADVAVFGWRQKLLCPILLRLASALGLNASLSSHGNRVCHRVEDLQRMSSLVSTSHLQLAAFALGTVGWILCTVSMGIVEWRVWHVDNTTIISSGVAWVGIWKVCFISYLHVSPGYKEQFCHKLSGYDSSIPHEIYAAQGLLLIAMCMGLLGLTATIFALRNVYMGITHKTLITRFFLVGGFFYVLAGLCVLIPVSWNFYSVTHNQSIAFPPSYYMPSSPAAQEAGAAIPIGIVAVILLLLSGTFSLSYRFPVTANTTTKS; encoded by the exons ATTAATATATCCCACGGGAAATCAGTCCTATCGGAGGTACATAGATGATCTGGGAGGCCAAAAAGACAAAATTGCAGATGTTGCCGTGTTTGGCTGGCGTCAAAAGCTACTCTGTCCCATCCTCTTACGATTGGCATCAGCTTTGGGACTGAA TGCCTCTCTTTCTTCACATGGCAACCGTGTCTGCCACAGAGTAGAAGATCTCCAGAGGATGAGCTCCCTGGTCAGCACCTCGCACCTCCAGCTAGCCGCCTTTGCTCTGGGTACGGTAGGCTGGATCCTCTGCACCGTTTCAATGGGAATTGTGGAATGGAGAGTGTGGCACGTGGACAACACCACCATCATCTCCTCTGGCGTTGCCTGGGTGGGGATTTGGAAAGTCTGCTTCATCAGTTACCTTCACGTCTCGCCTGGCTATAAAGAACAGTTCTGCCATAAACTCAGTGGCTATGACTCCTCCATCCCCCATGAAATTTATGCTGCTCAGGGTCTCCTGTTGATCGCCATGTGCATGGGCTTGCTGGGACTGACTGCCACAATATTCGCTCTGAGAAATGTTTATATGGGAATCACTCACAAAACTCTCATCACCCGTTTCTTCCTGGTGGGCGGCTTCTTCTACGTATTGGCTGGTCTGTGCGTCCTGATTCCCGTGAGCTGGAATTTCTATTCTGTAACGCACAACCAGAGCATCGCTTTTCCTCCTTCTTACTACATGCCCTCCAGCCCAGCGGCGCAGGAAGCTGGTGCTGCCATTCCTATCGGGATTGTAGCTGTCATCCTCCTGCTGCTAAGTGGGACTTTTTCTCTCTCGTACAGATTTCCGGTGACCGCAAACACTACCACGAAATCCTGA